A stretch of the Vigna radiata var. radiata cultivar VC1973A chromosome 9, Vradiata_ver6, whole genome shotgun sequence genome encodes the following:
- the LOC106773012 gene encoding protein CURVATURE THYLAKOID 1C, chloroplastic produces MASIVASLLPPLLLPSRNSHPGTFPAFPVSLLSGRRSNVSLVVKASRESAESSTSLTVFKSVQNVWDQPEDRLGLFGLGFAAVAAFWASTNLVAAIDKLPLFPAVFELIGIFYSLWFTYRYLVFKPDREELFQILNKSATDILGQ; encoded by the exons ATGGCTTCCATTGTTGCAAGCTTGTTGCCACCATTGCTGCTCCCATCTAGAAATTCACACCCAGGAACCTTCCCAGCTTTCCCTGTTTCTCTTCTTTCAG GGAGACGGAGTAATGTTTCTTTGGTTGTGAAGGCTTCTAGGGAAAGTGCTGAATCTTCAACTTCCCTTACTGTTTTTAAGTCCGTTCAGAATGTT TGGGATCAACCTGAAGACCGTCTGGGACTTTTTGGGTTGGGATTTGCAGCTGTAGCAGCGTTTTGGGCGTCAACAAATTTGGTTGCG gCCATTGACAAATTACCACTTTTCCCAGctgtatttgaattaattggaATATTTTACTCTCTG TGGTTTACTTATCGCTATCTAGTATTCAAGCCTGACCG GGAAGAGCTTTTTCAAATCTTGAACAAGTCAGCAACAGATATCTTGGGCCAGTAA
- the LOC106772974 gene encoding probable plastidic glucose transporter 3 isoform X2, giving the protein MRGRQRVASKDHILGQDKDENLASVRIQNAKPCWWHSFRHVLVASLSSFLYGYHIGVVNETLESISIDLGFSGNTIAEGLVVSVCLGGAFVGSLFSGWMADGVGRKRSFQLCALPMIIGAGMSATAKTLWGMLLGRLFVGTGMGLGPPVVALYVAEVSPPAVRGAYGALTQIATCLGLMGSFFIGIPSKEIVGWWRICFWVSVVPSAMLALFMEICAESPHWLFKIGRTTEAEAEFEKLLGGVHVKSAMVELSKADKGDASDTVTLSDLICGRYFRVMFIGCALFALQQLSGINAVFYFSSTVFESFGVPSDIANACVGICNLVGSVIAMILMDKLGRKLLLLGSFLGMALTMGLQAIAASSFASGFGAMYLSVGGMLLFVMSFAFGAGPVPCLVMSEMLPGNIRAKAMAICLAVHWMINFFVGLFFLRLLELIGAQLLYTIFGSFCLAAVVFVKKYILETKGKSLQEIEIALLAQETS; this is encoded by the exons ATGCGGGGAAGGCAACGGGTAGCATCCAAGGATCACATACTTGGCCAGGATAAGGATGAAAATTTAG CTTCAGTGCGTATACAGAATGCCAAACCATGTTGGTGGCACTCTTTTCGGCATGTACTAGTGgcttctctttcttccttcttgtATGGTTACCATATTGG AGTAGTGAATGAAACATTAGAGAGCATTTCTATAGATCTTGGATTTAGTGGGAATACAATAGCAGAAG GTCTTGTAGTAAGTGTATGTTTAGGAGGTGCTTTTGTTGGATCTCTGTTCAGTGGATGGATGGCAGATGGTGTTGGGCGTAAAAGAAGTTTCCAGTTGTGTGCTTTACCTATGATAATTGGGGCTGGGATGAG TGCAACAGCAAAAACTCTGTGGGGCATGCTTCTGGGAAGGTTATTTGTTGGTACTGGAATGGGACTTGGCCCACCTGTTGTAGCTCTTTATGTGGCTGAG GTCTCACCTCCAGCTGTTCGAGGTGCTTATGGAGCCTTAACCCAAATTGCAACATGTCTTGGACTCATGGGCTCTTTCTTTATTGGAATCCCATCAAAGGAAATAGTTGGTTG GTGGCGAATTTGTTTCTGGGTATCTGTTGTCCCTTCTGCAATGCTTGCCCTTTTTATGGAGATCTGTGCAGAGAGTCCTCATTGGCTTTTCAAG aTAGGAAGAACCACTGAAGCTGAAGCTGAGTTTGAGAAGCTGTTGGGAGGAGTACATGTGAAATCTGCAATGGTTGAACTATCAAAGGCTGACAAAGGTGATGCATCTGATACAGTCACACTTTCAGATTTAATTTGTGGCCGCTATTTCAGAG TGATGTTCATTGGCTGTGCGCTTTTTGCGTTGCAGCAGCTATCCGGCATAAATGCTGTTTTTTACTTCTCTTCAACTGTCTTTGAAAGTTTTGGTGTGCCATCTGATATTGCAAACGCATGTGTAGGAATCTGCAATTTAGTGG GGTCTGTTATTGCAATGATTCTGATGGATAAACTTGGAAGGAAATTGCTTCTCCTGGGTAGCTTTCTGGGCATG GCGTTAACAATGGGTCTACAAGCCATTGCTGCAAGTTCTTTTGCATCAGGATTTGGAGCAATGTATCTGTCTGTAGGTGGCATGTTACT GTTTGTGATGTCATTTGCTTTTGGCGCTGGTCCAGTTCCTTGTCTTGTCATGTCTGAAATGCTACCCGGCAATATTAGAGCAAAGGCAATGGCCATTTGCCTGGCTGTGCACTGG ATGATAAACTTCTTCGTGGGTCTATTTTTCTTGCGCTTGCTGGAGCTAATTGGGGCTCAACTCCTGTATACTATTTTTGGTTCATTTTGTTTGGCAGCAGTGGTTTTTGTGAAGAAATATATTCTGGAAACAAAAGGGAAGTCGCTTCAGGAAATTGAAATTGCACTTCTTGCACAAGAGACAAGCTAA
- the LOC106772974 gene encoding probable plastidic glucose transporter 3 isoform X1, which yields MRGRQRVASKDHILGQDKDENLASVRIQNAKPCWWHSFRHVLVASLSSFLYGYHIGVVNETLESISIDLGFSGNTIAEGLVVSVCLGGAFVGSLFSGWMADGVGRKRSFQLCALPMIIGAGMSATAKTLWGMLLGRLFVGTGMGLGPPVVALYVAEVSPPAVRGAYGALTQIATCLGLMGSFFIGIPSKEIVGCILCGNYVLRWRICFWVSVVPSAMLALFMEICAESPHWLFKIGRTTEAEAEFEKLLGGVHVKSAMVELSKADKGDASDTVTLSDLICGRYFRVMFIGCALFALQQLSGINAVFYFSSTVFESFGVPSDIANACVGICNLVGSVIAMILMDKLGRKLLLLGSFLGMALTMGLQAIAASSFASGFGAMYLSVGGMLLFVMSFAFGAGPVPCLVMSEMLPGNIRAKAMAICLAVHWMINFFVGLFFLRLLELIGAQLLYTIFGSFCLAAVVFVKKYILETKGKSLQEIEIALLAQETS from the exons ATGCGGGGAAGGCAACGGGTAGCATCCAAGGATCACATACTTGGCCAGGATAAGGATGAAAATTTAG CTTCAGTGCGTATACAGAATGCCAAACCATGTTGGTGGCACTCTTTTCGGCATGTACTAGTGgcttctctttcttccttcttgtATGGTTACCATATTGG AGTAGTGAATGAAACATTAGAGAGCATTTCTATAGATCTTGGATTTAGTGGGAATACAATAGCAGAAG GTCTTGTAGTAAGTGTATGTTTAGGAGGTGCTTTTGTTGGATCTCTGTTCAGTGGATGGATGGCAGATGGTGTTGGGCGTAAAAGAAGTTTCCAGTTGTGTGCTTTACCTATGATAATTGGGGCTGGGATGAG TGCAACAGCAAAAACTCTGTGGGGCATGCTTCTGGGAAGGTTATTTGTTGGTACTGGAATGGGACTTGGCCCACCTGTTGTAGCTCTTTATGTGGCTGAG GTCTCACCTCCAGCTGTTCGAGGTGCTTATGGAGCCTTAACCCAAATTGCAACATGTCTTGGACTCATGGGCTCTTTCTTTATTGGAATCCCATCAAAGGAAATAGTTG gttgTATTTTATGTGGAAATTATGTACTCAGGTGGCGAATTTGTTTCTGGGTATCTGTTGTCCCTTCTGCAATGCTTGCCCTTTTTATGGAGATCTGTGCAGAGAGTCCTCATTGGCTTTTCAAG aTAGGAAGAACCACTGAAGCTGAAGCTGAGTTTGAGAAGCTGTTGGGAGGAGTACATGTGAAATCTGCAATGGTTGAACTATCAAAGGCTGACAAAGGTGATGCATCTGATACAGTCACACTTTCAGATTTAATTTGTGGCCGCTATTTCAGAG TGATGTTCATTGGCTGTGCGCTTTTTGCGTTGCAGCAGCTATCCGGCATAAATGCTGTTTTTTACTTCTCTTCAACTGTCTTTGAAAGTTTTGGTGTGCCATCTGATATTGCAAACGCATGTGTAGGAATCTGCAATTTAGTGG GGTCTGTTATTGCAATGATTCTGATGGATAAACTTGGAAGGAAATTGCTTCTCCTGGGTAGCTTTCTGGGCATG GCGTTAACAATGGGTCTACAAGCCATTGCTGCAAGTTCTTTTGCATCAGGATTTGGAGCAATGTATCTGTCTGTAGGTGGCATGTTACT GTTTGTGATGTCATTTGCTTTTGGCGCTGGTCCAGTTCCTTGTCTTGTCATGTCTGAAATGCTACCCGGCAATATTAGAGCAAAGGCAATGGCCATTTGCCTGGCTGTGCACTGG ATGATAAACTTCTTCGTGGGTCTATTTTTCTTGCGCTTGCTGGAGCTAATTGGGGCTCAACTCCTGTATACTATTTTTGGTTCATTTTGTTTGGCAGCAGTGGTTTTTGTGAAGAAATATATTCTGGAAACAAAAGGGAAGTCGCTTCAGGAAATTGAAATTGCACTTCTTGCACAAGAGACAAGCTAA
- the LOC106773542 gene encoding photosystem I reaction center subunit VI-2, chloroplastic — MASLATLAAVQPAAINGLAGSSLTGTKLSFKPSRQSIKSKNFRSGAVVAKYGDKSVYFDLEDLGNTTGQWDLYGSDAPSPYNPLQSKFFETFAAPFTKRGLLLKFLILGGGSTLAYLSATASGDILPIKKGPQLPPKLGPRGKL, encoded by the exons ATGGCTTCTCTTGCAACCTTAGCTGCTGTTCAACCGGCTGCGATCAATGGCCTTGCTGGAAGCTCCCTCACTGGAACTAAGCTCTCTTTCAAGCCCTCTCGTCAGAGTATCAAATCCAAGAACTTCAG GAGTGGTGCTGTGGTAGCAAAGTATGGTGACAAGAGTGTGTACTTTGATTTGGAGGATTTGGGCAACACCACAGGGCAGTGGGACTTGTATGGCTCGGATGCACCTTCACCCTACAACCCTCTTCAG AGCAAGTTCTTTGAGACATTTGCTGCTCCATTTACAAAGAGAGGATTGCTACTCAAGTTTCTGATATTGGGAGGAGGATCCACCTTGGCATACTTGAGTGCAACAGCCTCAGGTGATATTCTACCAATCAAGAAGGGTCCACAACTTCCACCAAAGCTTGGCCCTCGTGGCAAGCTCTAA
- the LOC106772913 gene encoding homeobox-leucine zipper protein GLABRA 2-like, whose protein sequence is MGVNMSNTPPYTKDLFSSPTLSLSLAGIFRHAEEAATTSGMVVDGVEVRREDTVEISSDNSGPVRSRSEEDFDGEGAHEEDDDENNDDGDRSKKRKRKYHRHTVEQIREMEALFKESPHPDEKQRQQLSQQLGLAPRQVKFWFQNRRTQIKAIQERHENSLLKTELDKLKEENKAMREIITKSCCPNCGMVTATIDASMSIEEKQLLIENVKLKAEVEKLRATLGKCSPTSPASSAGHDEEENRSSSDFYNGVFGLEKSRIMEIVNRATEELVKMANMGEPLWVRSVETSREILNYDEYVKEFAVKNSSSDKPKTFIEASRDSEVVFMDLPHLLQTFLDVNQWKEMFPCLISKAATVDVICNGEGPNRNGAVQLMFAELQMLTPMVPTREVYFVRCCKQLSDEQWAIIDVSIDKVEHNIDASLEKCRKRPSGCIIEDKSNGHCKVIWVEHLECQKSTIHTLYRTIVNSGLAFGARHWITTLQLQCERLVFNMATNVPTKDSTGVATLAGRKSILKLAQRMTWSFCHAVGASSFHTWTKFTSKTGEDIRISSRKNLNDPGEPLGVILSAVSSVWLPVSPNALFDFLRDEAHRSEWDMMSSGGSVQSIANLAKGKGRGNAVNIQKIESKENSVWLLQDSCTSGYESMVAYALVDFASLQSVLTGCDSSNLAILPSGFSILPDGVEERPLVIRSKQDEKGTEGGSLFTMLFQMLVNASPTAKLTMESVESATNLVSCTLRNIRTSLQCEDG, encoded by the exons ATGGGAGTTAACATGTCAAACACACCACCTTACACCAAAGACTTGTTTTCTTCTCCAACTCTCTCTCTTAGCCTA GCTGGGATTTTCCGGCATGCCGAGGAGGCGGCGACGACGTCCGGGATGGTGGTTGACGGCGTTGAGGTCCGGCGAGAGGACACTGTTGAGATTAGCAGTGACAACTCAGGACCTGTGAGATCCAGGTCAGAAGAAGATTTTGATGGAGAAGGTGCTCatgaggaagacgatgatgagAACAACGATGATGGTGATAGGAgtaagaagaggaagaggaagtaTCACAGACACACGGTTGAACAGATCAGAGAAATGGAAGC GCTTTTCAAGGAATCACCGCATCCTGATGAAAAGCAGAGGCAACAACTCAGCCAGCAACTTGGCCTTGCTCCAAGGCAAGTCAAGTTTTGGTTCCAAAATCGTCGAACGCAAATCAAG GCAATACAAGAGCGCCATGAAAACTCATTGTTGAAGACAGAACTAGACAAACTGAAGGAGGAAAACAAGGCCATGCGAGAGATCATCACCAAATCTTGTTGCCCCAATTGTGGCATGGTAACGGCTACCATAGATGCTTCCATGTCCATTGAAGAAAAGCAACTCCTTATTGAAAATGTCAAACTCAAAGCTGAG GTAGAGAAACTCCGAGCAACATTAGGAAAATGTTCACCAACGTCTCCTGCATCTTCTGCTGGTCATGACGAGGAAGAGAACAGAAGCTCTTCGGACTTTTACAATGGAGTTTTTGGGCTCGAGAAATCAAGGATAATGGAAATAGTTAACCGGGCAACTGAAGAGCTCGTAAAGATGGCAAACATGGGAGAACCATTGTGGGTTCGTAGCGTTGAAACAAGTCGTGAAATACTTAACTATGATGAATATGTGAAGGAGTTCGCAGTAAAAAATTCGAGCAGTGATAAGCCAAAGACATTCATCGAAGCCTCAAGAGACTCCGAGGTTGTTTTTATGGATCTCCCTCATCTACTCCAAACCTTTCTAGATGTG AATCAGTGGAAGGAAATGTTTCCATGCTTGATATCAAAGGCTGCCACTGTTGATGTTATATGCAATGGAGAAGGTCCCAACAGGAATGGTGCAGTGCAATTG ATGTTTGCTGAGCTGCAAATGCTCACTCCAATGGTGCCCACCAGAGAAGTGTATTTTGTGAGGTGCTGCAAACAGTTGAGTGATGAGCAGTGGGCAATAATTGATGTATCTATAGACAAAGTTGAACACAACATTGACGCATCCCTTGAGAAATGCAGAAAACGCCCATCTGGTTGCATTATTGAGGATAAGTCAAACGGCCACTGCAAG GTGATATGGGTGGAGCACTTGGAGTGCCAGAAGAGCACAATCCACACATTATATCGAACCATTGTCAACAGTGGTCTAGCTTTTGGGGCAAGGCATTGGATAACCACACTACAACTTCAATGCGAACGTCTGGTTTTTAACATGGCAACAAATGTTCCTACAAAGGATTCAACTG GTGTTGCAACGTTGGCCGGGAGGAAAAGCATTTTAAAGTTGGCACAGAGAATGACATGGAGTTTCTGCCATGCAGTTGGTGCATCAAGTTTCCATACGTGGACCAAGTTCACGAGTAAAACAGGAGAAGACATAAGGATTAGCTCTAGGAAGAACTTGAATGACCCTGGTGAACCTCTTGGGGTCATCTTGTCTGCAGTCTCTTCTGTCTGGCTTCCTGTCTCTCCCAATGCACTGTTTGATTTCTTGAGGGATGAAGCTCATCGAAGTGAG TGGGATATGATGTCCTCTGGTGGGTCAGTGCAGTCTATTGCAAATTTAGCTAAAGGAAAAGGCCGAGGCAATGCTGTAAACATCCAA AAAATAGAGTCAAAAGAGAACAGTGTGTGGTTACTGCAAGATAGCTGCACGAGTGGTTATGAATCAATGGTGGCATATGCTCTTGTGGATTTTGCTAGTCTCCAATCTGTGCTGACAGGATGTGATTCAAGCAATCTTGCCATTTTGCCGTCAGGATTCTCAATTCTTCCAGATGGAGTTGAGGAAAGGCCATTGGTGATTAGGTCAAAGCAAGATGAAAAAGGAACAGAAGGAGGATCTTTATTTACAATGCTATTTCAGATGCTTGTCAATGCTTCTCCTACGGCCAAGTTAACTATGGAGTCTGTGGAATCTGCCACTAATCTTGTCTCTTGTACATTGAGAAACATTAGAACAAGTTTACAGTGTGAAGATGGTTAG
- the LOC106773920 gene encoding rop guanine nucleotide exchange factor 12-like: MVKAMEQEQEGGRSKLFNFKGIFDTGRHAKSLSAESATTLDPAAAAAAASEEDPVSSKSQGSKPQNDQDKAPKPRVNKEEIIAKEKLLQEMEQMKERFAKLLLGEDMSGGGKGVSSALALSNAFTNLAAAVFGEQKRLEPMPPERKARWRKEIDWLLSVTDYIVEMVPVQQKNKDGTVMEVMTTRQRTDLHMNIPALRKLDTMLIDSLDNFKDQNEFYYVSRDADDPDNRKNDNKWWLPTPKVPPEGLSESARRFVQYQKDCVNQVLKAAMAINAQTLSEMEIPESYIESLPKNGRSSLGDMIYRSITEEFFDPDQLLASMDMSSEHKILDLKDRIEASIVIWRRKMNQKDCKSSWGSAVSIEKRELFEERAETILLLLKHRFPGIPQSALDISKIQYNGDVGQAVLESYSRILESLAFTVLSRIEDVLHADYLTQNPPPSSRKSISRNTNSKSEKSPTPKEEVEKGSSETMTLSDFMGWNSDQGESDLKKDPSDDFYNDMDNGKPQKLPEIVTDKKVSYLETLGGMRSPTARH; the protein is encoded by the exons ATGGTCAAAGCAATGGAACAAGAACAGGAAGGTGGCAGGTCCAAACTATTCAATTTCAAAGGAATTTTTGACACTGGGAGGCATGCAAAGAGTTTAAGCGCTGAGAGTGCCACCACATTAGAtcctgctgctgctgctgctgctgcttcgGAGGAAGATCCAGTGTCATCAAAAAGTCAGGGATCAAAACCTCAAAATGATCAAGACAAGGCTCCTAAGCCAAGGGTGAACAAGGAGGAAATTATAGCCAAAGAAAAACTGCTGCAAG AAATGGAACAGATGAAGGAGAGATTTGCTAAACTCCTGTTGGGGGAGGATATGTCTGGTGGAGGAAAGGGTGTTTCTTCAGCTTTGGCATTGTCAAATGCATTCACAAATCTTGCAG CTGCTGTTTTTGGAGAGCAAAAGCGCCTAGAGCCAATGCCGCCAGAAAGGAAGGCAAGATGGAGAAAAGAAATCGATTGGCTTCTATCAGTCACCGATTACATTGTTGAAATGGTTCCTGTGCAACAAAAAAACAAGGATGGCACAGTCATGGAG GTCATGACCACACGACAGAGAACTGATCTCCACATGAATATCCCTGCCTTGCGAAAGCTTGATACAATGCTTATT GACAGTCTGGATAACTTCAAAGACCAAAATGAGTTCTATTATGTATCAAGAGATGCAGATGACCCAGATAACAGAAAAAACGATAACAAGTGGTGGTTGCCTACACCTAAGGTTCCTCCGGAGGGTCTATCTGAGTCAGCAAGAAGGTTTGTTCAGTATCAGAAAGATTGTGTGAACCAAGTTCTAAAAGCAGCTATGGCCATAAATGCTCAAACTCTATCAGAAATGGAGATCCCTGAAAGTTATATTGAATCCTTGCCCAAG AATGGAAGATCAAGTCTTGGGGACATGATATACAGGAGCATCACAGAAGAGTTTTTCGATCCTGATCAGCTCCTAGCATCTATGGACATGTCATCAGAACACAAAATCCTAGATCTCAAGGACAGAATCGAGGCGTCCATTGTGATTTGGAGGCGGAAGATGAACCAAAAAGATTGTAAATCATCTTGGGGTTCTGCAGTGAGTATTGAGAAGAGAGAACTCTTTGAAGAGAGAGCAGAAACTATCTTACTTCTCCTAAAGCATCGTTTTCCAGGAATTCCTCAATCTGCATTGGATATAAGCAAAATCCAATACAACGGG GATGTGGGGCAAGCTGTTCTTGAAAGTTATTCAAGGATATTGGAGAGTTTAGCCTTCACAGTGCTGTCAAGAATAGAAGATGTACTCCACGCAGATTACCTCACTCAAAATCCACCACCATCAAGTAGAAAAAGTATTTCGAGAAACACAAATTCCAAGTCAGAAAAGTCTCCAACTCCTAAAGAAGAGGTGGAAAAGGGTAGCTCAGAAACAATGACACTATCAGATTTCATGGGTTGGAACAGTGATCAAGGTGAATCAGACCTTAAGAAAGACCCCTCGGATGATTTCTACAATGACATGGACAATGGAAAGCCCCAGAAACTTCCAGAGATAGTGACCGACAAGAAAGTGTCCTACCTTGAGACATTGGGAGGCATGAGAAGTCCAACAGCACGCCATTAA